The Paraburkholderia sp. FT54 genome includes a region encoding these proteins:
- a CDS encoding adenylate/guanylate cyclase domain-containing protein: MDDESKHETSHKAVMFADVSGSTELYETVGDVIAFETIARCIALMKSCSEGLGGRIVKTIGDEVMAVFRSAEHAMQAAIDMQLAISELPAIAGLPMSLCIGIHFGPILPDESGDVFGDTVNLAARLRDLASPGQVITSKDVVECLSVRLCQMVRYLYPMPVRGKKQPTELFEAIWHQSADLTVMGINLQRPPGSSLLTLRYENTCVEMSEASTRVTIGRDASMRIVVHDRRASRFHASIACREGRYVLLDCSSNGTRITIDGGHELILRRDEVTLWGHGLISFGQSIGDDAERVEFSYLRLAGPSGLPAAQ; the protein is encoded by the coding sequence ATGGATGATGAATCGAAACACGAGACGTCTCACAAGGCGGTGATGTTCGCGGATGTAAGCGGCAGCACCGAGCTTTACGAGACCGTCGGCGATGTGATCGCCTTCGAGACGATTGCGCGGTGTATTGCGCTGATGAAATCGTGCTCGGAAGGCTTGGGAGGGCGAATCGTCAAGACCATCGGCGACGAGGTCATGGCAGTGTTTCGCTCCGCCGAGCATGCGATGCAGGCCGCGATAGATATGCAGTTGGCTATCTCCGAGTTGCCGGCGATAGCGGGATTGCCGATGTCGCTGTGTATCGGCATTCATTTCGGCCCGATTTTGCCGGACGAATCGGGAGACGTGTTCGGCGACACTGTGAACCTGGCCGCCCGACTGCGGGACCTCGCCTCGCCAGGACAGGTCATCACGAGCAAAGACGTCGTTGAGTGCCTCTCGGTGAGACTGTGCCAGATGGTGCGCTACCTTTACCCGATGCCCGTGCGCGGAAAGAAACAGCCAACGGAGTTGTTCGAGGCGATCTGGCATCAAAGCGCGGATCTGACGGTCATGGGTATCAACCTGCAGCGCCCTCCTGGGTCATCATTGTTGACCCTGCGATATGAGAATACGTGTGTGGAAATGAGTGAAGCATCCACGCGAGTGACCATCGGTCGTGACGCGAGCATGAGGATCGTCGTGCACGACCGCCGCGCCTCAAGGTTCCATGCATCGATCGCGTGCCGCGAAGGAAGGTATGTATTGCTCGATTGCAGCTCGAACGGAACGCGCATTACGATCGACGGCGGCCATGAGCTCATCCTTCGCCGTGACGAGGTCACGCTCTGGGGGCACGGCTTGATCTCGTTCGGGCAGTCTATCGGTGACGACGCGGAGCGCGTGGAGTTTTCTTATTTGCGCCTCGCCGGGCCATCAGGTCTGCCGGCGGCGCAGTGA